Proteins co-encoded in one Thamnophis elegans isolate rThaEle1 chromosome 1, rThaEle1.pri, whole genome shotgun sequence genomic window:
- the LOC116514770 gene encoding protein-lysine 6-oxidase-like, which yields MEAFSNYDLLDVVSHEKVAEGHKASFCLEDTSCDAGFRRRYACTAHIQGLSPGCYDTYHANIDCQWIDITEVPPGNYILKVTVNPDFLVAESDFSNNVVQCDIVYTGEYVDTKNCRITRYLQAKYGLDWWVGSSRCARRGGRSHQAR from the exons ATGGAAGCCTTCAGCAACTATGACCTTCTGGATGTCGTCTCCCATGAGAAGGTAGCCGAGGGCCACAAGGCCAGTTTCTGCCTGGAGGACACCTCTTGCGACGCAGGGTTCCGACGTCGCTATGCGTGCACCGCTCATATTCAG GGCCTGAGCCCAGGCTGTTACGATACCTACCATGCCAATATTGACTGCCAGTGGATTGATATTACCGAAGTCCCTCCTGGAAACTATATCCTCAAG GTGACCGTCAACCCTGATTTCCTGGTGGCCGAGTCGGACTTCTCCAATAACGTTGTCCAGTGTGATATTGTATACACGGGGGAGTACGTCGACACGAAAAACTGCCGAATTACAAGGTATCTCCAAGCCAAATATGGCCTGGATTGGTGGGTTGGATCATCGAGATGCGCCAGGAGGGGAGGAAGGTCACACCAGGCAAGATAG